The following DNA comes from Legionella sp. PATHC032.
CAAAATTATAGTCATAATCAACAATAACCTTTGCATTATTCAGCAAAGCTGGGCATGAATGACTACTCTCTGTATTAGCAAGAGTAAAGAGAATGCTTGCATGAGATGGAAGTGAGTGCGAAGAATAGGCTGAATTCAATAAACACCATGCGAACATTAGCAAAATGATTCGTTTCATAACTACTCCATTAATTAAACCTGGTTCGAGAAATATTCTTATTACAAGACGAATTCATTTACAACAATTTATAAAGAATAAGATCGGAATGAGTCTCATGAATTGTTCAAGATAGCAAATCCATTTTCCTGCTTCCTTACCTTAAATTAATCTCTTGCTTTGTTCATTTCAGTTGGATATGATTTAGGCCGCAACTGTTGAAATATTGTCTTTGTAGTGTTAATATTGTTCAACTTGCAGGGCGCTATTTTACTAGTATTAAAACGAGGATGTTTTTCATGTCATCAAATGAATCTGCAGCTATAGTATCTCCGATAGTCAACGAAAAGCTATCGCAATGGAAAAAACAGGATACAATTTGGATGTTAAGCCTCTATGGCACAGCAATCGGTGCCGGAACCCTTTTTCTTCCTATAGATGCTGGCCTTAATGGCATTTTACCTTTAATCATTATGGCAATTCTCGCCTTCCCCATGACTTATTATTCTCATAGAGCATTATGCCGTTTTGTCCTTTCAGGCTCATCCTCACACAATGACATCACCGATGTTGTAGAAGAGCATTTCGGCTCATTTGCGGGTAAGATGCTGACTATTCTGTACTTTTTTGCGATTTATCCAATTTTGTTAATGTACAGTGTCGCAATAACCAATACCACGGAAAGTTTCCTCATTAATCAAATGGGAATTTCCCCTCCTCCACGAGCTCTTTTGGCGATCATATTAATCCTTGCATTAATGGGTATCGTGCGTTTAGGACAAGAAATTATTGTCAAATCGATGTCAGTGTTGGTATATCCATTTGCCACTATTCTATTTCTGCTTTCCCTTTATTTAATTCCTAATTGGAATAATGCTATTTTTATTCAAAGCAATTCTTTACATGCCAATGGAGGCCATGGATTATTAATGACTTTATGGTTAATTATTCCAGTAATGGTATTCTCCTTTAACCATTCCCCTATTATTTCTTCTTTTGCTGTGAATCAAAAGCAGCAATATGGCAAGCAAGCTGACGAGAAAAGTTCATTAATTATGAAATACAGTCACTTGATGATGGTTTTCTCTGTGATGTTTTTTGTATTTAGCTGTGTGTTGAGCCTGTCACCTCAAGACCTTTTACAAGCAAAGCAGCAAAATATTTCCATTTTGTCTTATCTGGCGAATCATTTTAATACTCCTATTATGGCCTATATCGCGCCTGTTATTGCATTCATAGCAATTTCGAAATCTTTTCTGGGACATTATTTAGGTGCCAAAGAAGGTTTAAGTGGAATTATTGTTAAATCATTAAAATCAACAACAGGAAAAACAATTAATAAAAACTCCCTGCATAGGATCATTGAAATCTTTATGATTCTGACTTGCTGGGCTGTCGCTACAATTAATCCTAATATTTTAAAAATGATTGAAACATTAGGAGGTCCCATCATAGCTGTCTTGTTATTTATCATGCCAATGTATGCTATTGCTAAAGTACCAGCCATGAAAAAATACAGCAATCAAATCAGTAACGTATTTGTTACGGTTATGGGGATTATTTCTATCTCAGCCATCATTTATGGTTTAATTTAACAATCAACCCAGTATCCATATATTTATTAAGGCGTATAATACGCCTTAATAATATCGCTATAAATTGTTATTTTGCCTCAATAGAATGAATTTAGATTTTATTTTTTGATAGTGATATATCCAAAAATACATTATCCAAAGTACTGCTGTCCCTGGAGTCAAATAATGAATGCCTTTTTATATCTTTAGTATCCAAACGCGCCAGCTCCTTATCAATCATATAATCAATCTCGCCTTGTGTTGTAGACCAACCATAAAGTCCTCTGATTTGACGTACAATCCATAGCCGACTTCTCAATTGACGTATATATATTAAAGCCGCATTTTCTGATTTTGTACCCTTACCATCCACTTCCTTTTTTAATTTTATAAGTATACCTCTTAAACTGAGATTATTTTGATTGGCTTTTATAAATTCAGAAATGCATTCAACTGCCAACATTTTTTTGAATTTCAAACAATACTGATGATCTTCACCAATATCCCTCAGTACTTCTTTCAGTTCATTATAAGTTTTAGCCTTAATGGCTTTGTTTAGATAAGGGGTATGAAATTGATAGGATCGGATATTTTCAATTTTTTCGAATTCTTCAAACTGTTTTGTTTGATTAGCTCCATTGGTCAATAAATGTTTCATGATAAAACGATAATCTTTACGCACATCAGCAGGGTGAACTTTAGACTGTCCTGCCATCTGTAAAGCGATATCCAGAGGAGTTCTTCCTGAGTTATTTTTAGTGTTGATGAATTGTCCATACATGCCAATCGTTTCGTCATAACGATAATCACCTAGCTTGATTGCTATATGCAGTGGTGTATCCCCATCCTCAAAAATATCAGAACAACAAAGCTTATGGCTATAATCTAGCGATTGCCTAATTTCATTTTGCAAAGCCCCTCTCACTTTTTCTGGCAAGTTATTCAGGATTTCATGGCATAATAAATCTTTCTCTTTTTCATTTTGGGAAAGAATAAAATCGCGAAAATCTTTTAGAGAAAATAACATCGCCTTTAAACGCGCCTGTCTGGCCAGCATCGCTTGAATTACCAGAGAAATATGCGCTCTGTCTGAAGAATTATTCTCATCAAAGCAGGCCTTTAAGGTAGCCTCCATTTGAGATTGAGAGATTAAAATATGCTTGTAAAAAGACCGCCATTTGGCCTTGTTAAACTCATCCACATAGGCTAAATCTGCAAAAGCTTGAATTTCAGCATAGGTACGATAATCTTTATTATCCCATGGTTTATAAAAAAAACTGGTTTTGGTTGGCCAATAACCATTAGCGGAATATTTTAAATTAGGAAATTTCATCAAGTCTTCTTCTGTGATATCAAAAGCATCACATCCATCAAACAAATGGCAGAATCTTCTTGTTGTAAATGACATGATGCTGTCAACAAACATTAAATCATGATCAATTTTGAAAAAGACAACTCGCGGTTTTCCTTTTTTCTTTACTAAATAAAAACCAAAATTCCCTTTATGCAAATCATCTTCTTCCAAAGTGTACGAAGTAGCCAGTATACTTGCCAAAGAAGCATAATCTATGCTCAATTTATTATTTTTTTCTGCTTCCAGTAATTGATTAAAAAAACCTTGAGGCAACTTATCCAGGAAATAGAAAGGTATCTCATTCGAGCTAGTCACTCGCTTTTCAGTATAATCGCATCCATTCTTTGGAGCATTCAAAGTATAAAACGGCTGCTTCAATCCTTCTTTATTTTCAATCACATAATTTAAATGTTCTACTATCAATCCCTGTACTTTATTAGTATCATTTACCACCATTTTTTGAAAGGAAGTTAATCCATTATCTAAAAATAATCGGGCTAACTGACTAAATGCCACTTCCATGCGAGATAAGTTAGCATTACCAAATTTATTTTTCTTATAAATAACTCTAAAATTTTTTTCAGACGGATCAGAAGGATAATAAACCGCATCAAGATAAACTTCATGCCCTGAAAAAGAAGGGGCACCCAGATAAATATCTTTAAGATTATAAACTCTAGGCATGGATTGGAAGAAAAATTAACAAATTAGGCTATAATTTTATCACAATGTTCCAATCAAAACAATGTACAAATACAGCGCATAATGTGTCAAATTTTATCCAAATCATCGGATTGTATTCGAAGGTTCTCATCTTGAACATTAAAGTTTTTTTCTTCACCCAAGCGAATTTGTAAACCCACATTATTTTTTGAATCGGCATACTTAATCGCATTCTCTTTGGTAATTTTTCCTTCTTTATATAAATTAAACAAAGCCTGATCGAAAGTCTGCATGCCTTGTTCTGTACTTCTTGCCATGACTTCTTTAATATCGTCTATCTTACCTTTTTCAATCAAATCAGAAATATAAGGAGAGTTAATCAAGATCTCAACCGCTGCGACACGCTGATTATCCACTCCAGGTATCAAACGTAATGAAATGATCGCTTTTAAATTAAGAGATAAATCTAATAATATCTGTTGTCTTGCCTCATCGGGAAAAAAATTAATCACTCTATCCAGAGCCTGATTGGCGTTATTGGCATGCAAAGTAGAAATACACAAGTGTCCTGTTTCGGCATAGGCTATTGCATGTTTCATTGAATTAAGATCACGAATTTCACCAATTAATATCACATCAGGCGCCTCTCTCATTGCATTTTTCAATGCATTGTCATAACTCAGAGTGTCAATACCGATCTCTCTTTGATCAACTATTGATTTTTTATGCTGATGTATATATTCAATAGGATCCTCTATTGTTAAAATATGCCCCCTGTGATTTTCATTGCGATGGTTGATCATCGCGGCCAGGGTCGTTGATTTACCTGATCCCGTTGACCCAACAACTAACACTAAACCTCGCAACTCCAAAACCAGAGACTTTAAAATTTGAGGAAGGTTTAAATCTTCTATAGAGGGTATTTCGCCCTTGATGTAACGCACCACCATAGCCACTTCGCCACGTTGCCTGAATAAATTGATTCGAAAACGCCCTACCCCAGCTAATGAAAAAGCCATATTGAGCTCCATTTTGGACTCAAATTCTTTTTGTTGTGCGTCATTCATAATAGATAAAACAATTTCTGCCATTTGATTCGATTTGATAGGAACCTGGCCAACAGGTGATGTGATTCCCTCGATTTTAATATTAGGCGGCGCCCCGACACTGAAAAACAAATCTGAGGCACCTTTATCCACCATGAGCTTAAAAAAAGGAGTAATATCCATAAGTTAACTCAAAATATTATTATATTTTTAAGTTTAGTAGAGACTCCTGAATTTGCTAGGCTCTGTTTTTTGATTATTTTCCTGATTGTTTAACTCAATAGAGGTACAGGAGTCTCCAGTCGACTGTTCCTGTGCTCCAATTCCCCCTTACAAGCCTCTAAAAAACCTTTTTTTGCAGCAAGAGCTTCTTCTGAAGACATGCCCATCCTAGATACCTCGGCATATAATTTACTTAAAAACTCAGCACATTCGAAATCAGAGTGCTCTTCATGCAGCCGCTCTACAAGTTGCTCGTTTTTATTTTTATCAATTAATTGATTGCTTAGTACACTTGGAGATAACATGCCTTGCAAATAAGGGGTATAAAAAGGAGACATGCTCAGACGCTCAGTACCATCGTCCTTTCCAGGAGTGCAATAGAATCTCTCCAGTGCCTGCTTATACTTTGCCACCCTCTCCGCACCCAAAAACTGATCATAATGAACTACGCCTGCGGGGAAATTTTTTCCTAAATGATTTCTGGGAGTAATATTCATCTCTTTTAAAAAGGACATAAATCCCTTTTCAAAATTTGTAATTCCCGGTGCTTCAGGGTGAGTGACTACGTCTATTGCTAAAATACGCTCATCATCTGATGAAGTAAAACTGGTTGATAATCCCCCATTCGTCCCCTTAAGGTAACGAACATAAATCGCATAAGTGACAGGAAACTCCCCTTTACTACCTGCTTCGTTTAACATAGCTTCCATTTTTTGTAAAATAAGTTCCAATTTTTGACCTGCTTCGTCATCTTTAACTGGAATCAAATAACTCACATCCCTCATCTCTTTTGGAAAAGCCACCTGGGGATGGGTAATATGGTTTTCATAATCTACTTTTGGTGCCTTACCACGAGTACCTGTGACTACTGCTGCTGACAGCAACATAAAGGAAGGTAATAAATGCTTTAATCCTGAATCCAGTAAAAAGTCCATCACTGAGGCACCAATACGAACTTGTAACTCTTGAGCAAAAGAGCGAATATCTGGATCATAGGGTGCCTTTTCCTTTTTGCTTGGTTTGTCTGTCGTATAATTCCATTGACGAATTTGCCATTTGGAAACCAGTTTATCCGATTCAGGACATCCATAACTTGGCATTCCCATAATACTGATGTATTGATTATTCTTTAATATATTACTTAACCTGCCTGCCATGTCTTTGGTATTTGGGAATAATTCTATTGTTTCGCATAAATTGAATGCCTTAACAGCCCATAATTTCATGCTAACCACAATACCCAATAACCCGCTATGGCCACCTATCAAATCTTTGAAATCAGGATGATCGGAATTAATTTCACGCAAATTGCCATCCATGTCACAAACTGTAACCGATTCAATTAAGCCACTGAATGCCGGTTCATCACGCCCCGTACCATGTCCAGCTGTTCCAGCCAAACCAACAGGGGTCACCCAGGAAATCATGCTAACAGTTGATAAGGATAATTGATGATTTCGCAAAAAATCAGCAAAATCAGCCACTTGCATCCCTGCACTCACTTCCACCAAAGTCACAGGAAGTCTATGGATGGGATTGTCTGGATTAAAAACAGGAGAATTCTTTAATGAGCCAATCACTTTTGCGTGATGAAATTTTTTTGCAAAACGGATAATTACATCGGTACCTGCCGTATCAGGAGATGCTTTACCACCTACGACTTGAGAAAAAGAAAATCCTTCATTGTACTGACTCTCCTGAGCTTCACTCCAAGGAAAAAAACAACAGCTTTTACCCGGTTTATCAGTCCATCCGGCAGTAGCTCTTACAGTCACCTTATCTTCGGGTTCCCTGTCAGAATTCAATTCCTTAATTGTTTTAATAACTGTCTGAACCTCTTTTTCGTTTTTAACTTCCACAACAACAGCAGATGGATTATTAACACTCTCCATGTAGTTAGACCAACCAACAGAATGAGAGATCTTGTTTTGATTCAGAATTTGAATGAACTTGCTTTTTAACTCCGTAGGTAACGCCATAATTACTCCTTGTAATATTAATCCTCAAACGGTTAAACACGGAAATAAAGGATGATCCATACTTGCTCCTGCTGGTATTTCGTCCGTCAAACCAGGAAAATCAGGCGAAGTAGGCCAGGCCCTGGGGGCATGTGTAATATCATCACCTAAAAAACGTACAGAAAATACTCTTCTTCTATGTCCTCCATCAACTCCCCTTGCCATGTGTAAAGTCAGCATATGAAAACAAACCACATCACCAGGCTCAATTTCCCATCCAATAATCGGATACTTCGCACGCGCTTCTTCTATAGGAGGCAATTCCTGCAAACTTCCTTCAGGAAACCATTTTGCCTGATTGTCTAAAAAGGTTCTTGGCATTAACCAGGGGCCCAGATGAGAGCCGGCTACAAACTCCAGAGTTGAAGAACGGCTGACAGGATCAACCGGGATCCAGAAACTGCAGTTTTGTTTCCCCTCAATATTATAATAGGGCTGATCCTGGTGCCAAGGTGTGACCTGACGTGTCCCTGGCTCCTTTACCAACAAATGATCATGATACAACCTGACTGTTTGGCTTTGCATCATTTGAGCGGCAACAGCTCCTAAATTCGTATCAAATATAATTCGTTGATAAAAAGGATTTTTTTGCCAGGTACAAAAATCCTCAACAAAATAGCCAGGATCATCTGGTCTGCTGGCTATTTTGGCACGGGAACTCAAGGAAGATAAATTAAATTCTATTCCTTCTTTTAGAATTGCAATGTCATCCGCATTTAAAAATTGGCGAAGACACACGGCACCATCACGATTAAAATCGCGGAGAATATCTTCATTCACTTTGTATTCAGGCATGATTACTTTTTGATAACTCACATTTTCTCCAATACATCTCGCAAATGTTTAACCGGCTCTATCACCATAGAATCCAGTTGCTGCTTGGGGGCATTGGCAAAAGGAACTATAGCACGCTTGAATCCATGTTTTATAGCTTCCTTAATGCGTTCCTGACCACTTTGCACAGGTCTGATTTCTCCCGCTAATCCTACTTCACCGAATATGATGGTTTCACTGTCAAATATACGATTACGCAAACTGGAAATCACTGCGGCCAACAATGCCAAATCACTCGCTGTTTCCGTTACCTTAACCCCCCCTACTACATTGATAAAAACATCCTGATCGTAAGTGGCAATGCCTCCATGGCGGTGCAAGACAGCTAACAAAATCGCCAGGCGATTATGCTCAAGCCCGGCAGTAACTCGTTTCGCTTGCTGGCCGTGGGCTTCGTCAACCAATGCCTGTACTTCTACCAGCATAGGTCTTGATCCCTCCCAAGTTACCATCACTGCGCTGCCTGGCGTAGGATCAGGCTGGCGAGATAAAAAAATAGCTGATGGATTAGCTACTTCCTTCAGACCTTTGTCAGTC
Coding sequences within:
- a CDS encoding serine/threonine transporter, which encodes MSSNESAAIVSPIVNEKLSQWKKQDTIWMLSLYGTAIGAGTLFLPIDAGLNGILPLIIMAILAFPMTYYSHRALCRFVLSGSSSHNDITDVVEEHFGSFAGKMLTILYFFAIYPILLMYSVAITNTTESFLINQMGISPPPRALLAIILILALMGIVRLGQEIIVKSMSVLVYPFATILFLLSLYLIPNWNNAIFIQSNSLHANGGHGLLMTLWLIIPVMVFSFNHSPIISSFAVNQKQQYGKQADEKSSLIMKYSHLMMVFSVMFFVFSCVLSLSPQDLLQAKQQNISILSYLANHFNTPIMAYIAPVIAFIAISKSFLGHYLGAKEGLSGIIVKSLKSTTGKTINKNSLHRIIEIFMILTCWAVATINPNILKMIETLGGPIIAVLLFIMPMYAIAKVPAMKKYSNQISNVFVTVMGIISISAIIYGLI
- the ankK gene encoding Dot/Icm T4SS effector AnkK/LegA5, yielding MPRVYNLKDIYLGAPSFSGHEVYLDAVYYPSDPSEKNFRVIYKKNKFGNANLSRMEVAFSQLARLFLDNGLTSFQKMVVNDTNKVQGLIVEHLNYVIENKEGLKQPFYTLNAPKNGCDYTEKRVTSSNEIPFYFLDKLPQGFFNQLLEAEKNNKLSIDYASLASILATSYTLEEDDLHKGNFGFYLVKKKGKPRVVFFKIDHDLMFVDSIMSFTTRRFCHLFDGCDAFDITEEDLMKFPNLKYSANGYWPTKTSFFYKPWDNKDYRTYAEIQAFADLAYVDEFNKAKWRSFYKHILISQSQMEATLKACFDENNSSDRAHISLVIQAMLARQARLKAMLFSLKDFRDFILSQNEKEKDLLCHEILNNLPEKVRGALQNEIRQSLDYSHKLCCSDIFEDGDTPLHIAIKLGDYRYDETIGMYGQFINTKNNSGRTPLDIALQMAGQSKVHPADVRKDYRFIMKHLLTNGANQTKQFEEFEKIENIRSYQFHTPYLNKAIKAKTYNELKEVLRDIGEDHQYCLKFKKMLAVECISEFIKANQNNLSLRGILIKLKKEVDGKGTKSENAALIYIRQLRSRLWIVRQIRGLYGWSTTQGEIDYMIDKELARLDTKDIKRHSLFDSRDSSTLDNVFLDISLSKNKI
- a CDS encoding PilT/PilU family type 4a pilus ATPase, whose amino-acid sequence is MDITPFFKLMVDKGASDLFFSVGAPPNIKIEGITSPVGQVPIKSNQMAEIVLSIMNDAQQKEFESKMELNMAFSLAGVGRFRINLFRQRGEVAMVVRYIKGEIPSIEDLNLPQILKSLVLELRGLVLVVGSTGSGKSTTLAAMINHRNENHRGHILTIEDPIEYIHQHKKSIVDQREIGIDTLSYDNALKNAMREAPDVILIGEIRDLNSMKHAIAYAETGHLCISTLHANNANQALDRVINFFPDEARQQILLDLSLNLKAIISLRLIPGVDNQRVAAVEILINSPYISDLIEKGKIDDIKEVMARSTEQGMQTFDQALFNLYKEGKITKENAIKYADSKNNVGLQIRLGEEKNFNVQDENLRIQSDDLDKI
- a CDS encoding L-gulono-gamma-lactone oxidase gives rise to the protein MALPTELKSKFIQILNQNKISHSVGWSNYMESVNNPSAVVVEVKNEKEVQTVIKTIKELNSDREPEDKVTVRATAGWTDKPGKSCCFFPWSEAQESQYNEGFSFSQVVGGKASPDTAGTDVIIRFAKKFHHAKVIGSLKNSPVFNPDNPIHRLPVTLVEVSAGMQVADFADFLRNHQLSLSTVSMISWVTPVGLAGTAGHGTGRDEPAFSGLIESVTVCDMDGNLREINSDHPDFKDLIGGHSGLLGIVVSMKLWAVKAFNLCETIELFPNTKDMAGRLSNILKNNQYISIMGMPSYGCPESDKLVSKWQIRQWNYTTDKPSKKEKAPYDPDIRSFAQELQVRIGASVMDFLLDSGLKHLLPSFMLLSAAVVTGTRGKAPKVDYENHITHPQVAFPKEMRDVSYLIPVKDDEAGQKLELILQKMEAMLNEAGSKGEFPVTYAIYVRYLKGTNGGLSTSFTSSDDERILAIDVVTHPEAPGITNFEKGFMSFLKEMNITPRNHLGKNFPAGVVHYDQFLGAERVAKYKQALERFYCTPGKDDGTERLSMSPFYTPYLQGMLSPSVLSNQLIDKNKNEQLVERLHEEHSDFECAEFLSKLYAEVSRMGMSSEEALAAKKGFLEACKGELEHRNSRLETPVPLLS
- a CDS encoding phytanoyl-CoA dioxygenase family protein encodes the protein MSYQKVIMPEYKVNEDILRDFNRDGAVCLRQFLNADDIAILKEGIEFNLSSLSSRAKIASRPDDPGYFVEDFCTWQKNPFYQRIIFDTNLGAVAAQMMQSQTVRLYHDHLLVKEPGTRQVTPWHQDQPYYNIEGKQNCSFWIPVDPVSRSSTLEFVAGSHLGPWLMPRTFLDNQAKWFPEGSLQELPPIEEARAKYPIIGWEIEPGDVVCFHMLTLHMARGVDGGHRRRVFSVRFLGDDITHAPRAWPTSPDFPGLTDEIPAGASMDHPLFPCLTV